The following coding sequences lie in one Cannabis sativa cultivar Pink pepper isolate KNU-18-1 chromosome 5, ASM2916894v1, whole genome shotgun sequence genomic window:
- the LOC115716642 gene encoding protein HAIKU1: MDNSKNRQNDHLGVNKLGKNIRKSPLHQPNFNNNATRQQPQPQVYNISKNDFRNIVQQLTGSPSQDPLPRPPHNPPKPQSMRLQKIRPPPLTPINRPPLVPPPVPMSAAPPPVSYNNRPSQFGQQPPHMPLTPGDAVWANTAESPITAYMKYLQNSFLDPSPRGNFVPPHPHQQPHPHQQPPPHQQPPPPGQPQTQQPGLLPNPSMPHAFPSPRMSGPLPPPPAYNFPSPQFGGPPLLPSPTSQFLLPSPTGYFNLLSPRSPYPLLSPGMQFPPLTPNFSFSPMGGQTGILGPGPQPPPSPGLVFPLSPSGFFPISSPRWRDQ, translated from the coding sequence ATGGATAACTCCAAAAATAGACAGAATGACCATTTGGGTGTGAATAAATTAGGGAAGAATATAAGGAAGAGTCCGCTGCACCAACCCAACTTTAATAACAATGCTACTAGACAACAGCCTCAGCCTCAGGTTTACAACATAAGTAAGAATGATTTTCGCAACATTGTCCAGCAGCTCACTGGTTCCCCATCACAAGATCCTTTGCCTAGACCTCCTCATAATCCACCAAAACCACAAAGTATGCGGTTGCAAAAGATTCGACCACCCCCTCTAACACCAATCAATCGGCCCCCTCTTGTCCCTCCTCCTGTACCTATGTCGGCTGCTCCTCCCCCTGTTTCATACAACAATAGGCCTTCTCAATTTGGACAGCAACCACCTCACATGCCATTGACACCTGGGGATGCAGTTTGGGCTAATACAGCTGAATCTCCCATCACAGCATACATGAAATATCTTCAAAATTCATTCCTAGACCCATCTCCTAGGGGAAACTTTGTTCCACCCCATCCACATCAACAACCTCATCCACATCAACAGCCACCTCCACATCAACAACCACCGCCACCTGGTCAACCTCAGACACAGCAACCAGGGCTACTACCCAACCCCTCCATGCCTCATGCTTTCCCTTCCCCTAGAATGAGTGGCCCTCTACCACCACCACCTGCGTATAATTTCCCTTCACCGCAATTTGGTGGTCCTCCTCTCTTACCCTCTCCAACTTCACAGTTCCTACTCCCGTCCCCAACCGGTTACTTCAATTTGTTGTCGCCGCGTTCTCCCTACCCATTGCTCTCTCCAGGGATGCAATTTCCACCCTTGACCCCTAATTTTTCATTTAGCCCTATGGGTGGTCAAACAGggattttgggtccaggtcctcaACCTCCACCCTCTCCTGGCCTTGTCTTTCCCTTGTCACCATCAGGGTTTTTTCCCATCTCAAGTCCAAGATGGAGGGATCAATAG